Part of the Bacteriovorax stolpii genome, CAGAAGTTGTCACTTTATCTTTTAACCATGACTTCACGTCTACAGTCTTAAGAATGATGTTCTTGATATCTGCTGCTTTTAGAGCTGGGTTGATATCTTTAGCAAGAGAGATTGCACTTGTAACAAACGGAGCCGCTTGAGACGTACCACTCATGTGAAGGTATGACTGCGCTGGACCTGTTGATTGAATCGCAACACCTGGAGCTGCTACATCAACTGTCTTTTGTCCGTAGTTAGAAAAATCTGCGATTTCAGAGTATCCAAGAGTTGCTGCAACAGAGATTTTGTTAGCTGCAGGAATACTTGCTGGGTAATCTGGAAGAGCATCGTTGTTAGAGTTATCGTTACCAGCTGCCACTACGAATAGTGTATCTGGAGCAGCTTTAAACATTTCCGGGCCAACAGCTAGAAGAGTTCCGTAGTAAATTTGAAGAACTTCAAGAAGTTCGTCTTGAGTTGGCTCTCTCTTAATAGCTTCTACGAATCCTGAGTGTAGGAATCCTACTGCTTGCTCGAATCCGATACCAAATGATTGGTTAACAACGTCTACTTTATGGAACTTTAGGTATCCATTTAGAGGAATCATTTCTTCAACTTGAGACATTGCAGTTTTTTGCACTTCTTCTTTAAACTGATCGAAAGTGATTGCTGGAGCAAAATCGAACTCTAATTGAACTGGTTCTCTTTTTTCTGGAGCAACGTATTCTTGGTATACAGTTGGAAGAATTTTAAGCGACATAACTTGTGCTTTCGGGTTGTTTAGAGCGGCGATCCCTCCAACGTGTGTCCCGTGAGCGTAGCTTCCTACGAAGTTAGCTTGGTTCATGAAAGCTTTGTTTTCTACTGCTTTTTTTAACCAGTCGAACTCTGTCGCATTGATCGTCTTCGTTTCGTATTTAGCGTATAGCGTGTAGAATTTTTTAACATCGTCGTTGACTAGGTAGTTGTACTTGTCATTGAAAACCTTTGCAGAATTTTCAGTGAAGTCCCACCCGTGGATATCACCAGGAAGTCCTGAACCATCTAGGTCAGTTGTGCTTCCTTCTTTTTCATTTTTGTTAGTCCATGCTTTTGGCGCCAGATCTTTGTGAGAAATATCTGTCCCTGTGTCCATAACGGCAACGACAGATGCACTTGCTGTACCTAATTGCAGAAGTGTTGCTAGAGTTACTAATTTTTTCATCAAGTGCTCCTCAGATGTAAGAGTCTTGCGACCCAAATGTCACAATCGGCGCAGAAAATAGCACCAAACCCAAGGATTTCCTAGAAAATAGTTGACCATGCTACTTTTTATAGGCTTTAATTTTAAATGTAAGATTCTGTAAGAAATCTATTTTGTTTACCAAAGGATAACCCCATGAAAAAAGTCTTTGTTACTCGAAAAATACTATCAGAGGGCCTAGATCTTTTGGCCCAAAACGGATTTGAAGTTGAGGTGACAACCAAGGACGAACCCCTTACTCCGGCCGAATTAATGGAGAAAAGTAAGTCGGTGGATGCCCTCATCTGCACTATGGCCGACTCCATCAATAAAGACTTTCTTGAAAAAAACACCCACCTAAAGATCATCACCAACTACGCTGTAGGTGTGAATAATATCGACCTGGAAGCTGCTAAAAAATTCGGGATTGCAATTGGGAATACTCCTGACGTCCTGACTGAAGCGACGGCCGAAATCGCTTTTGGGCTTATGATCTGTGCTGCCAGAAACTTCCGCTCAGCAATCAGAAATGCTGAAGAAGGAAAGTGGAAACACTTCGAGCCTCAAGGGCACTTGGGACACGCTTTAAAAGGAAAAATTCTGGGGATTGTTGGTTACGGTCGCATTGGAAAACGCCTGGGAGAAATGGCCCACGGAGCTTTTGGAATGGATGTTAGAGGATACAAAAGAGGAGAAGACTTAATCGCTTTTCTAAAAGACGTTGATGTCCTCTCACTACACATCCCGCTTACACCTGAGAGCCGTCACATTATCGGGAAAAAAGAAATGGCCGCTCTTAAAAAAACTGCGATTGTGATCAACACGGCCCGCGGAGACGTCATCGATCAAGACGCTCTTTATGAGGCGCTAAAAAGGAATGAAATTTTTGCTGCGGGATTAGATGTGACAACTCCTGAACCATTGGTGCCGACTCACCCACTTTATTCATTACCAAACGTCATGATTCTTCCTCATATTGGCTCGGCCACATACGAAGCAAGAAGAGCAATGTCGATTATGTGTGCGGAAAATATTATGAAGGCGTTTTCTTAGTTTGAAAGAAAAGACAACCATCCTTGGAGTCTATTTCATAGAGACATAAAACAAAAGGGCCCGTAATGGGCCCTTTTGTTTTTGATTTTTAATTAGTGCTTAAGGTCGTTAATGATAGTGATTCTTGTTACGTCTTCACCACGTCCACCAGTTTGTGGGCGGTATACTGATCCAAGACATCCTTCTTCTGTACGAGAGTAGTCTTGGTCTCCTCTAACAAGGATTCCTTCTACGATACCAGTTCTTGAGTCAACAACTGCTGAACCAGAGTTCCCACCGTATGTGTCTGCGTTTGTTACGAAGAACGTTGGGTTTGTGTTGTTTCTCATATCAGCTGCTGCTGTGATTTTTGTTGGAAGACCTGTTGGGTGACCGATAACAGTGAAAACTGCATCGTCAGCTGGCTTTCCTTCTGTTCTGTACTTAAGTGGAGTGCGTCCTGTAACAACTCTTTCAAGTTTTACAACAGCGTAGTCCGCTTGAGTCATAGAATCTTTTTTTCTTTCGATGATTTTTGAACAACGGTAAACTTGGTCTTTATTGAAAGTGAAAGTTTTTTCTTCTTTCTCTTTGTTAGCAAAGTCGAATACCCAGTAGTGCCCCTGACAGTCGAAGTCAGAGTTAATACAGTGACCAGCAGTCACTAGCTTATCTCCCGCTACAAGGAACCCTGAGCAGTTACCTGCTGTTGGTTGGTTAGCGAAACGCTCGTTCTTACACATTCCAGACTCAGCAAGCGTTTCAGCTTTAACTGTGTATTGACCTGGAGTTGTTTCAACTAGATTTCTGTTAAGGATTTGAACAGCTGTTGAAAGAGAAAGCTCTTTCATTAGGTTGTCGTTAGATTCGAAAATGTCCAGACGATCGTCCTGTCCGTAGATAACTTTATCAACTGGAGTTGTTTTAGCAAAAGCTGAAACAGAAAGAGTAAGAGCAAGTAGAGCGATGAATTTCATATAACGTCCTTGTGTAGGATTTTTTTTCGTCCGACGACTATACTGCTATTCTCTGAAATTTTTACACTTACAAAAACTTACTTCTTGACAGTTTTAATCAACATTGTCTTACATTTTCTTACCGCAGAGGTAGACGGATTTCACAGATCCGGGGAATGTTTCACCTAAAAAAGGCGACCACTGGGCCTTTGTCTTAAGGTCTTTTTTCTCTACTTTCATTGGGGATTTTAAATCTAAAACAGTAAAAGATGCACTGAATCCAACTTCAAGAAACCCGAAGCCATTTCCCCATTTTTTGAAAATATCTGAACGATTGTTTAACGAAGAAAGAAACTGATTAAAAAAGATTCCAGGCCCTTCGCTGGCGATTTGAGCGATGGTTTTTGGATCAATTTTTTGATCGAGAATCAGCCAAGTGACAAAAGGGCCGAAGGTATCAAGGCCCGGAAGACCACTAGTTCCTTTAATTTTTTCTTCTTCACTGTGGGGAGCGTGATCAGTGGCCAGGTAATCAATGTGTCCTTCTTTGACAGCATTAATTAAGGCCTCTCTATCTGACTCTCCACGGATGGGTGGATTCATTTGAAAGAACGTTTGCTCTAATGGAGATTTTTTTGAAAGCCTCTCC contains:
- a CDS encoding S8 family serine peptidase, encoding MKKLVTLATLLQLGTASASVVAVMDTGTDISHKDLAPKAWTNKNEKEGSTTDLDGSGLPGDIHGWDFTENSAKVFNDKYNYLVNDDVKKFYTLYAKYETKTINATEFDWLKKAVENKAFMNQANFVGSYAHGTHVGGIAALNNPKAQVMSLKILPTVYQEYVAPEKREPVQLEFDFAPAITFDQFKEEVQKTAMSQVEEMIPLNGYLKFHKVDVVNQSFGIGFEQAVGFLHSGFVEAIKREPTQDELLEVLQIYYGTLLAVGPEMFKAAPDTLFVVAAGNDNSNNDALPDYPASIPAANKISVAATLGYSEIADFSNYGQKTVDVAAPGVAIQSTGPAQSYLHMSGTSQAAPFVTSAISLAKDINPALKAADIKNIILKTVDVKSWLKDKVTTSGIVNKARVQRAAELSKTMNVEVAITKARAEIADVATPKSFAKRLPGMNIKYRPLRPSLLVKMPAL
- a CDS encoding 2-hydroxyacid dehydrogenase, which codes for MKKVFVTRKILSEGLDLLAQNGFEVEVTTKDEPLTPAELMEKSKSVDALICTMADSINKDFLEKNTHLKIITNYAVGVNNIDLEAAKKFGIAIGNTPDVLTEATAEIAFGLMICAARNFRSAIRNAEEGKWKHFEPQGHLGHALKGKILGIVGYGRIGKRLGEMAHGAFGMDVRGYKRGEDLIAFLKDVDVLSLHIPLTPESRHIIGKKEMAALKKTAIVINTARGDVIDQDALYEALKRNEIFAAGLDVTTPEPLVPTHPLYSLPNVMILPHIGSATYEARRAMSIMCAENIMKAFS
- a CDS encoding trypsin-like serine peptidase, whose protein sequence is MKFIALLALTLSVSAFAKTTPVDKVIYGQDDRLDIFESNDNLMKELSLSTAVQILNRNLVETTPGQYTVKAETLAESGMCKNERFANQPTAGNCSGFLVAGDKLVTAGHCINSDFDCQGHYWVFDFANKEKEEKTFTFNKDQVYRCSKIIERKKDSMTQADYAVVKLERVVTGRTPLKYRTEGKPADDAVFTVIGHPTGLPTKITAAADMRNNTNPTFFVTNADTYGGNSGSAVVDSRTGIVEGILVRGDQDYSRTEEGCLGSVYRPQTGGRGEDVTRITIINDLKH